From the Microbacterium thalassium genome, one window contains:
- a CDS encoding HEAT repeat domain-containing protein, translating into MTTTTMTPNAASPSDRLRAALAHDASSARLQAALAAGTAPDAAYVEALIARCAVEPDFFVRDMLTWALLRHPAEATVTRLLDEARSQTAQARSQALHTLSKIGDPRGWAAISAGALADPDDVVAATAWRAAVRLVPSGGESALAADLAEHFGRGDRDLQLSLSRALVDLGEPADAAIDAGAVHADPRIRAHAIATRRLREDPDTAFDAAIADAKRFVALANAPTPRD; encoded by the coding sequence ATGACCACGACCACCATGACCCCGAACGCCGCGTCGCCGAGCGACCGACTCCGTGCGGCACTCGCCCACGACGCATCCTCGGCGCGCCTGCAGGCGGCGCTCGCAGCGGGCACCGCACCCGATGCGGCCTACGTCGAGGCGCTCATCGCGCGCTGCGCCGTCGAGCCCGACTTCTTCGTGCGCGACATGCTGACGTGGGCGCTGCTCCGGCATCCGGCTGAGGCGACCGTGACCCGTCTTCTCGACGAGGCGCGTTCGCAGACCGCTCAAGCCCGCAGCCAGGCGCTGCACACCCTGTCGAAGATCGGCGATCCGCGCGGGTGGGCGGCGATCAGCGCCGGCGCCCTCGCCGACCCCGACGACGTCGTCGCCGCGACCGCATGGCGCGCCGCGGTGCGCCTCGTGCCGTCGGGCGGTGAGTCGGCGCTCGCCGCAGACCTCGCCGAGCACTTCGGGCGCGGCGACCGCGACCTGCAGCTGAGCCTCAGCCGGGCCCTCGTCGACCTCGGCGAGCCGGCGGATGCCGCCATCGACGCCGGGGCGGTGCATGCCGACCCGCGCATACGCGCACACGCGATCGCCACGCGGCGCCTGCGCGAGGACCCCGACACCGCCTTCGACGCCGCCATCGCGGACGCGAAGCGCTTCGTGGCCCTGGCGAACGCGCCGACCCCGAGGGACTGA
- a CDS encoding acyl-CoA thioesterase, with product MASRSDAEWYWSDEGVNFHTRKWVRPEDLNANGSLFGGSLLRWIDEEAAIYAIIQLGNHRVVTKLISEINFEASALQGDLIEMGLTATHFGRSSLTMRAVVRNMITRERILTIERIVFVSLGEDGKPKPHGYSAITYDRDRMPREHPATGTVKLPPA from the coding sequence ATGGCGAGCCGAAGCGATGCGGAGTGGTACTGGTCCGACGAGGGCGTGAATTTCCACACCCGCAAATGGGTGCGCCCCGAAGACCTCAACGCCAACGGCTCGCTGTTCGGCGGGAGCCTGCTGCGCTGGATCGACGAAGAGGCGGCGATCTATGCGATCATCCAGCTCGGCAATCACCGGGTCGTCACGAAGCTCATCTCCGAGATCAACTTCGAGGCCTCGGCGCTGCAGGGCGACCTCATCGAGATGGGGCTGACGGCGACGCACTTCGGCCGCTCGTCGCTGACGATGCGGGCCGTCGTGCGCAACATGATCACGCGCGAGCGCATCCTGACGATCGAGCGGATCGTGTTCGTGAGCCTCGGCGAGGACGGCAAGCCCAAGCCGCACGGCTACAGCGCCATCACCTACGACCGGGATCGGATGCCGCGCGAGCACCCCGCCACCGGCACGGTGAAGCTGCCCCCCGCCTGA
- a CDS encoding low molecular weight protein-tyrosine-phosphatase — MTASAADPFRVVFVCTGNICRSPMADVVFRGLADAAGLGSRVASTSAGTGDWHVGEQADQRTLDSLARRGYDGSHHRARQFTQQDFARSDLVVALDRTHERILRGWARRESDADKIALLMSFDPNAPTLDIPDPYYAGPGMFDEVLGMIEGASRALFRQLEPAIRPAV; from the coding sequence ATGACCGCCAGCGCCGCCGACCCGTTTCGCGTGGTGTTCGTGTGCACAGGCAATATCTGCCGATCCCCGATGGCCGACGTGGTCTTCCGTGGGTTGGCCGACGCGGCCGGCCTCGGATCCCGCGTGGCGTCGACGAGCGCCGGAACGGGCGACTGGCACGTCGGCGAGCAGGCCGATCAGCGCACGCTCGACTCGCTCGCCCGACGCGGCTACGACGGCTCCCACCATCGCGCGCGGCAGTTCACGCAGCAGGACTTCGCCCGCAGCGACCTGGTCGTGGCGCTGGACCGCACACACGAGCGCATCCTGCGCGGGTGGGCGCGCCGGGAATCGGACGCCGACAAGATCGCGCTCCTGATGTCGTTCGACCCGAACGCGCCGACGCTCGACATCCCCGACCCGTACTACGCCGGGCCCGGGATGTTCGATGAGGTGCTCGGTATGATCGAGGGTGCGAGCCGGGCGCTCTTCCGGCAGCTCGAACCCGCGATCCGTCCGGCGGTGTGA
- a CDS encoding alpha/beta fold hydrolase, with translation MDARVPTMTQLPPPQFVMSAEGHRIATYTWGDPDAEPVLCVHGFASSCRDNWVATGWVRDLLRAGYRVIGVDQRGHGASDKPHAPREYSMDAFVSDLMIVLDTYLLDTVRYVGYSLGARVGWQFAVDAATRVDRAVLGGIPDGRPLARLQIEQARAYALHGEPVHDPVTRNYVTLAERVPDNDLRALVALAEGMRRGEADPDPDKPPRQRILFATGTDDAIIERSRGLAAATPRGTFAEIPGRHHFNAPGSRDFRRMAVSFLRSE, from the coding sequence ATGGACGCCCGCGTGCCCACGATGACCCAGTTGCCGCCGCCGCAGTTCGTGATGTCGGCCGAAGGGCACCGCATCGCGACCTACACGTGGGGGGACCCCGACGCGGAGCCGGTGCTGTGCGTGCACGGGTTCGCGTCGAGCTGCCGCGACAACTGGGTGGCGACCGGGTGGGTGCGCGACCTGCTGCGCGCCGGCTACCGCGTCATCGGCGTGGACCAGCGCGGCCACGGAGCCAGCGACAAGCCGCACGCGCCGCGCGAGTACTCGATGGACGCGTTCGTGTCGGACCTGATGATCGTGCTCGACACGTACCTGCTCGACACCGTCCGCTACGTCGGCTACTCGCTGGGCGCACGCGTCGGGTGGCAGTTCGCGGTCGACGCCGCCACGCGCGTGGACCGCGCCGTGCTCGGCGGCATCCCGGACGGGCGCCCGCTCGCCCGCCTGCAGATCGAGCAGGCCCGCGCCTATGCGCTGCACGGGGAGCCGGTGCACGATCCCGTCACCCGCAACTACGTCACCCTCGCCGAGCGCGTGCCCGACAACGACCTGCGCGCTCTGGTGGCGCTCGCCGAGGGCATGCGTCGCGGCGAAGCCGACCCCGACCCCGACAAGCCGCCGCGGCAGCGGATCCTGTTCGCCACCGGCACCGACGACGCCATCATCGAGCGGTCGCGGGGCCTCGCGGCCGCGACCCCGCGCGGCACGTTCGCCGAGATCCCGGGACGCCACCACTTCAATGCACCGGGGTCGCGCGACTTCCGCCGCATGGCGGTGTCGTTCCTGCGGAGCGAGTGA
- a CDS encoding PQQ-dependent sugar dehydrogenase: MTRTARATSRSFAALTAVAIALTVAGCTAEPAAPQVRASDVVVETVTTDLAAPWSVAFLSDGTPLVSERDTARILELAADGSAREVGVVAGVQNAGEAGLLGLAVDDADRLYAYSTASDGNRIQRFTLSGQPGSLALGEPETIIERMPAARNHDGGRIAFGPDGMLYVTVGDAGDRASAQDLDVLAGKILRMTPDGAVPDDNPFTGSLVYSYGHRNPQGLAWTEDGTLFAAEFGQDTWDELNIIEPGANYGWPEVEGAAGRDEFVDPVQQWNPDDASPSGMARLGDTLYIANLRGRVLRAVPIADPTTHTDWFSGEYGRLRAAEVAPDGSLWVLTNNTDGRGSPTPGDDRILRIEP; this comes from the coding sequence CCTCACGATCGTTCGCCGCCCTCACAGCCGTCGCCATCGCGCTGACCGTGGCCGGCTGCACGGCCGAGCCGGCAGCGCCGCAGGTCCGCGCGTCCGACGTCGTCGTGGAGACGGTGACGACCGACCTCGCCGCACCGTGGTCGGTCGCGTTCCTCTCGGACGGAACGCCTCTCGTGAGCGAGCGCGACACCGCGCGCATCCTCGAACTCGCCGCCGACGGCTCGGCGCGTGAGGTCGGAGTCGTCGCGGGCGTGCAGAACGCCGGCGAGGCGGGGCTGCTCGGTCTCGCCGTCGATGACGCCGACCGGCTGTACGCGTACTCGACGGCGTCGGACGGCAACCGCATCCAGCGATTCACGCTCTCGGGACAGCCGGGGTCGCTGGCGCTGGGCGAGCCCGAGACGATCATCGAGCGGATGCCGGCGGCACGCAACCACGACGGCGGGCGCATCGCCTTCGGTCCCGACGGCATGCTGTACGTCACCGTCGGCGACGCCGGAGACCGCGCGAGCGCCCAGGACCTCGACGTCCTCGCGGGCAAGATCCTGCGCATGACCCCCGACGGCGCCGTGCCGGACGACAACCCGTTCACCGGCTCGCTCGTCTACAGCTACGGGCACCGCAACCCGCAGGGGCTCGCGTGGACCGAGGACGGCACGCTGTTCGCGGCCGAGTTCGGCCAGGACACATGGGACGAGCTGAACATCATCGAACCCGGCGCCAACTACGGCTGGCCCGAGGTCGAGGGCGCCGCCGGCCGAGACGAATTCGTCGACCCGGTTCAGCAGTGGAACCCCGACGACGCCAGCCCCAGCGGCATGGCGCGGCTCGGCGACACCCTCTACATCGCGAACCTGCGCGGGCGGGTGCTGCGCGCGGTGCCCATCGCCGATCCGACGACGCACACCGACTGGTTCTCGGGCGAGTACGGACGGCTGCGGGCGGCCGAGGTGGCCCCCGACGGATCCCTGTGGGTGCTCACCAACAACACCGACGGCCGCGGATCGCCGACGCCCGGCGACGACAGGATCCTGCGCATCGAGCCGTGA
- a CDS encoding amino acid transporter yields the protein MTEERPTRRDILKPVQLLGLAFGAALFAGVITLISMGFFQQRGDAMNAIVVALVIAGVSFIAVLVIVSLLLLAVDPSKVAEPVDKPVLLPDEDDDADAAGDTKADGKA from the coding sequence GTGACTGAAGAACGCCCCACCCGCCGCGACATCCTCAAGCCTGTTCAGCTGCTCGGGCTCGCGTTCGGCGCGGCGCTGTTCGCGGGCGTCATCACGCTCATCTCGATGGGGTTCTTCCAGCAGCGCGGCGACGCCATGAACGCGATCGTGGTGGCCCTCGTCATCGCCGGGGTCTCGTTCATCGCGGTGCTCGTCATCGTGTCGCTGCTGCTGCTCGCCGTCGACCCGTCGAAGGTCGCCGAGCCGGTCGACAAGCCGGTGCTCCTCCCCGACGAGGACGACGACGCGGATGCCGCCGGCGACACCAAGGCCGACGGCAAGGCCTGA
- a CDS encoding iron chaperone: MAKESSGGFSADEKAAMKQRAAELRAEEKRGKDRAAGLAAVEEAIAALPADDKDLAERLHALVTEVAPDLDPKTWYGFPAYARTGKVVVFFKPASKFKSRYASVGFEEAANLDDGPLWVTSYAIVGWDDAVEKTLRDQVARAAS; encoded by the coding sequence ATGGCGAAGGAATCCAGCGGAGGCTTCTCGGCCGACGAGAAGGCCGCGATGAAGCAGCGCGCCGCCGAGCTGCGCGCGGAAGAGAAGCGCGGCAAGGATCGCGCCGCAGGGCTCGCCGCCGTCGAGGAGGCGATCGCGGCGCTGCCGGCCGACGACAAGGACCTCGCCGAGCGACTGCACGCCCTCGTCACCGAGGTCGCTCCCGACCTCGACCCCAAGACCTGGTACGGCTTCCCCGCCTACGCCCGCACGGGCAAGGTCGTCGTCTTCTTCAAACCCGCGTCGAAGTTCAAGAGCCGCTACGCGTCGGTGGGCTTCGAAGAGGCCGCGAACCTCGACGACGGTCCGCTGTGGGTGACGTCCTACGCGATCGTCGGGTGGGACGACGCCGTCGAGAAGACGCTGCGCGACCAGGTCGCCCGCGCGGCGAGCTGA
- a CDS encoding VOC family protein, with amino-acid sequence MLIVGSIVIRVEDLDDQIAFWTRALDYVVREPRGDDFALLSPRAGSGPNLSLDAVPSERVLPPRIHLDLYAEDWRADIERLLGLGAARVEWSRMPPDADYVIMEDPEGNRFCVIDAAEWPGWARVGARE; translated from the coding sequence ATGCTGATCGTCGGTTCGATCGTCATCCGCGTCGAGGATCTCGACGACCAGATCGCCTTCTGGACCCGGGCGCTCGACTACGTCGTCCGCGAACCGCGCGGCGACGACTTCGCGCTGCTGTCGCCCCGGGCGGGGTCCGGGCCGAACCTGTCGCTCGACGCGGTGCCGTCCGAGCGCGTTCTTCCGCCGCGCATCCACCTCGACCTGTACGCCGAGGACTGGCGCGCCGACATCGAGCGCCTCCTCGGCCTGGGCGCCGCGCGGGTGGAATGGAGCCGGATGCCGCCCGACGCCGACTACGTGATCATGGAGGACCCCGAGGGCAATCGGTTCTGCGTCATCGACGCGGCCGAGTGGCCGGGCTGGGCCCGTGTCGGGGCTCGCGAGTAG
- a CDS encoding tyrosine-protein phosphatase has protein sequence MSRTLVERLDISGTHNFRAVAPDGIRPGRLYRSDAIARLGDSGRTQLADLGIRRILDLRTEEEVAQQPDDVDAEIVEVIASPLYAGSLASMLQPGFGITDLYRLLIEDTGPAIADALHRITDADGAVLVHCTAGKDRTGIVVALALAVAGVERDVIVADYASTEDFLAGEWAEAMIARVRAYGVEPSAELTEILVASPAPAIEHVFALIEDTHGGLEVYLDRIGFAADARARLASVLREIDAAE, from the coding sequence ATGAGCCGCACCCTCGTCGAGCGCCTCGACATCTCGGGCACCCACAACTTCCGCGCGGTCGCGCCCGACGGCATCCGCCCCGGGCGCCTGTACCGGTCCGACGCCATCGCCCGTCTCGGCGACAGCGGCCGCACGCAGCTCGCGGACCTCGGCATCCGCCGCATCCTCGACCTGCGCACCGAAGAAGAGGTGGCGCAGCAGCCCGACGACGTGGACGCCGAGATCGTCGAGGTCATCGCCAGTCCGTTGTACGCGGGGTCGCTGGCCTCGATGCTGCAGCCCGGCTTCGGCATCACCGACCTGTACCGCCTGCTGATCGAGGACACCGGGCCGGCGATCGCCGACGCGCTGCACCGCATCACGGATGCCGACGGCGCCGTGCTCGTGCACTGCACGGCCGGCAAGGACCGCACCGGGATCGTCGTCGCGCTCGCCCTCGCCGTCGCCGGCGTCGAGCGCGACGTGATCGTGGCCGACTACGCCAGCACCGAGGACTTCCTCGCCGGCGAGTGGGCCGAGGCGATGATCGCGCGCGTGCGGGCGTACGGCGTCGAGCCGAGCGCGGAGCTCACCGAGATCCTCGTCGCCAGCCCGGCGCCGGCGATCGAGCACGTGTTCGCCCTCATCGAGGACACGCACGGCGGCCTCGAGGTCTACCTCGACCGGATCGGGTTCGCGGCCGACGCACGGGCGCGCCTCGCCTCGGTTCTGCGGGAGATCGACGCCGCCGAGTGA
- a CDS encoding PhzF family phenazine biosynthesis protein: protein MKREFRQIDVFGQDPYTGNPVAVVLDADGVDTEDLRRFSVWSNLSECTFVLPPTDPAADYRVRIFNLAIELPFAGHPTLGTARAWLDAGGVPATPGVVVQECGVGLVPIRIDGETLAFVAPPRLRTGPVDAELVATVAAILGIRPEEIAAAEWLDNGPGWIGILLDDADAALALTPDVSGHPGPWDIGVIAPIAGAEADAPAFELRGFFTDGTGPLIEDPVTGSLNAAAAQWLLASGRATAPYTARQGTALGRKGVIRITESDGDIWVGGRTHVALSGTADL, encoded by the coding sequence ATGAAGCGAGAGTTCCGTCAGATCGACGTGTTCGGGCAGGACCCGTACACCGGCAACCCTGTCGCCGTCGTGCTCGACGCCGACGGCGTCGACACCGAGGACCTGCGCCGGTTCTCGGTGTGGTCCAACCTGTCGGAGTGCACGTTCGTGCTGCCGCCGACCGATCCGGCCGCGGATTACCGTGTGCGCATCTTCAACCTCGCGATCGAGCTGCCGTTCGCCGGCCACCCCACGCTCGGCACCGCGCGGGCCTGGCTCGACGCCGGAGGCGTGCCCGCCACTCCGGGGGTCGTCGTACAGGAGTGCGGCGTGGGGCTCGTGCCGATCCGCATCGACGGCGAGACGCTCGCGTTCGTCGCGCCGCCGCGCCTGCGCACGGGCCCGGTCGACGCGGAACTCGTCGCGACCGTGGCCGCGATCCTCGGCATCCGCCCCGAAGAGATCGCCGCGGCGGAGTGGCTCGACAACGGCCCCGGCTGGATCGGCATCCTGCTCGACGATGCCGACGCCGCGCTCGCACTCACGCCGGACGTGTCCGGGCACCCGGGCCCGTGGGACATCGGGGTCATCGCACCGATCGCGGGAGCGGAGGCGGACGCCCCGGCGTTCGAGCTGCGCGGGTTCTTCACCGACGGCACCGGACCGCTCATCGAGGACCCCGTCACGGGCAGCCTCAACGCCGCCGCGGCGCAGTGGCTGCTGGCGAGCGGCCGCGCGACGGCGCCGTACACGGCGCGGCAGGGCACGGCGCTCGGGCGGAAGGGCGTCATCCGCATCACGGAGTCAGACGGCGACATCTGGGTCGGCGGCCGCACGCACGTCGCCCTGTCGGGAACCGCCGACCTCTGA
- the purB gene encoding adenylosuccinate lyase has protein sequence MTSLPPQPLSPLDGRYRAAVAPLADYLSEAGLNRARVEVEVEWLIALTDRSLFGTSPLSDDDKARLRALYREFGQTEIDWLAEKEAVTRHDVKAVEYLVRDRLSTLGLDAVAELTHFACTSEDINSTAYALTVRRAVEAVWLPKLQSVIEALTDLAVNHRDAAMLSRTHGQPATPSTMGKELAVFAWRLDRVADQIAGGAFLAKFSGATGTWSAHLAAAPDVDWPEVSRSFIEGLGLDFNILTTQIESHDWQVELYDRVRHAGGILHNLATDIWTYISLGFFSQIPVAGATGSSTMPHKINPIRFENAEANLEISGGILSTLSQTLVTSRMQRDLTDSTTQRNIGVAFGHSLLALDNLLRGLGEISLAQAVLDADLDANWEVLAEAIQTVVRAEIAAGRSQISDPYALLKDLTRGRRVGGPELADFVQGLDIGDAAKARLLELTPATYAGLASKLVDELG, from the coding sequence GTGACCTCTCTCCCCCCTCAGCCCCTCAGCCCGCTCGACGGCCGCTACCGCGCCGCCGTCGCGCCCCTCGCCGACTACCTGTCGGAGGCCGGGCTCAACCGCGCCCGCGTCGAGGTCGAGGTCGAGTGGCTCATCGCCCTCACCGACCGCTCGCTGTTCGGCACGTCGCCGCTGTCGGACGACGACAAGGCGCGCCTGCGCGCCCTGTACCGGGAGTTCGGCCAGACCGAGATCGACTGGCTCGCCGAGAAGGAGGCGGTGACCCGCCACGACGTCAAGGCCGTCGAGTACCTCGTGCGCGACCGGCTGTCGACGCTGGGCCTGGACGCGGTCGCCGAGCTCACGCACTTCGCCTGCACGAGCGAGGACATCAACTCCACCGCCTACGCGCTCACGGTGAGGCGCGCCGTCGAGGCGGTGTGGCTGCCCAAGCTCCAGAGCGTCATCGAGGCGCTCACGGACCTCGCGGTCAACCACCGCGACGCCGCGATGCTGTCGCGCACCCACGGTCAGCCGGCGACGCCGTCGACGATGGGCAAGGAACTCGCCGTCTTCGCGTGGCGGCTCGACCGCGTGGCCGACCAGATCGCCGGCGGCGCCTTCCTCGCGAAGTTCTCCGGCGCGACCGGCACGTGGTCGGCCCACCTGGCCGCGGCTCCCGACGTCGACTGGCCCGAGGTCTCCCGCTCGTTCATCGAGGGGCTGGGGCTGGACTTCAACATCCTCACCACGCAGATCGAGTCGCACGACTGGCAGGTCGAGCTGTACGACCGCGTGCGGCACGCCGGCGGCATCCTGCACAACCTCGCCACCGACATCTGGACCTACATCTCGCTGGGCTTCTTCTCGCAGATCCCCGTCGCGGGCGCCACCGGGTCCTCGACGATGCCCCACAAGATCAACCCGATCCGCTTCGAGAACGCCGAGGCCAATCTCGAGATTTCCGGCGGCATCCTCTCGACGCTGTCGCAGACGCTCGTGACCTCGCGCATGCAGCGCGATCTCACCGACTCCACGACGCAGCGCAACATCGGCGTCGCGTTCGGCCACTCGCTGCTCGCCCTGGACAACCTGCTGCGCGGTCTCGGCGAGATCTCGCTCGCGCAGGCGGTGCTCGACGCCGACCTCGACGCGAACTGGGAGGTCCTCGCCGAGGCGATCCAGACCGTCGTGCGCGCCGAGATCGCCGCCGGCCGCTCGCAGATCAGCGACCCCTACGCGCTGCTGAAGGACCTCACGCGCGGTCGCCGCGTCGGCGGGCCGGAGCTCGCCGATTTCGTGCAGGGCCTCGATATCGGCGACGCCGCCAAGGCGCGCCTGCTCGAGCTCACCCCCGCGACCTACGCGGGCCTCGCGTCGAAGCTGGTCGACGAACTGGGCTGA
- a CDS encoding acyl-CoA synthetase, with amino-acid sequence MTSTPARRTFDVRHVQFARAAFLALAAVMITFSPDHSAAVGLAVFSGFAIATGLVLLIALWLVYAAGRRMTPALLGIATLVAGMAGGLQPLRTVAGYFVIVIAWALVAGAIETVWGARALRLSGRAVDPQRPWEQDAIAAAGAVPRGEARDALTVGILTLVLGVALVFVPWDYALEYTIDQAGQTFTLTGITIGVGIFGGYAAITAVYLAIAGFSPRAPEPLTDEATAASAADPKELP; translated from the coding sequence GTGACCTCCACTCCCGCCCGCCGCACCTTCGACGTGCGCCACGTGCAGTTCGCGCGCGCCGCCTTCCTCGCGCTCGCGGCGGTCATGATCACGTTCTCTCCCGACCACTCGGCGGCCGTCGGCCTCGCGGTCTTCTCGGGCTTCGCGATCGCGACCGGCCTGGTGCTGCTGATCGCGCTGTGGCTGGTGTACGCGGCGGGACGACGCATGACCCCGGCCCTGCTCGGCATCGCGACCCTCGTGGCGGGAATGGCGGGCGGCCTGCAGCCGCTGCGCACCGTGGCCGGGTACTTCGTGATCGTGATCGCCTGGGCGCTCGTCGCCGGCGCGATCGAGACGGTCTGGGGCGCCCGCGCGCTGCGCCTTTCGGGACGCGCGGTCGACCCGCAGCGCCCGTGGGAGCAGGACGCGATCGCCGCGGCCGGCGCCGTGCCGCGCGGCGAGGCCCGCGACGCGCTCACGGTCGGCATCCTCACGCTGGTCCTCGGCGTCGCGCTCGTGTTCGTGCCCTGGGACTACGCGCTCGAGTACACGATCGACCAGGCGGGTCAGACCTTCACGCTCACCGGCATCACGATCGGCGTCGGGATCTTCGGCGGCTATGCCGCGATCACCGCCGTCTACCTCGCCATCGCGGGCTTCTCGCCCCGCGCCCCCGAACCGCTCACCGACGAGGCGACGGCCGCGTCCGCCGCCGACCCCAAGGAACTCCCGTGA
- a CDS encoding HEAT repeat domain-containing protein translates to MLIGEVSKRTGISARMLRHYNAIGLVEPSGRTTGGYREYSGADLRRLFHVESLRSLGLPLADVARALDDPAFAPAALVDELIAKTRERIERERELLARLTDVRTGEPAGWDDVLDLVALLRGLEAATPEVRQRAALADDRSRVPASTLAEAVLAEPDPNVAGALQWALARSPGDAVPVLANALAASDAEVRRRAVHALAKLEGGEAEAALARALEHPDEIVRARAALVVGARGGESAAGVLVRMIATGIDDVDAADVLGRLATAHDMAHGVAAELRTELERPGASADARVRVTQALAELPPDAVSGILAELTTDEDPRVALIASYLSRDDRADRSGFEKPSPGTPRSVDPDGRESPDPGR, encoded by the coding sequence GTGCTGATCGGCGAGGTGTCCAAGCGCACGGGCATCAGCGCCCGCATGCTTCGCCACTACAACGCCATCGGCCTGGTCGAGCCGAGCGGCCGGACGACCGGAGGGTACCGCGAGTACTCCGGCGCAGACCTGCGCCGGCTGTTCCACGTGGAGTCCCTCCGGTCGCTCGGGCTGCCGCTCGCGGACGTCGCCCGCGCGCTCGACGACCCGGCCTTCGCCCCCGCCGCGCTCGTCGACGAGCTGATCGCGAAGACACGGGAGCGGATCGAGCGCGAGCGCGAGCTGCTCGCGCGCCTCACCGACGTGCGAACCGGCGAGCCTGCGGGGTGGGACGACGTTCTCGACCTCGTCGCGCTGCTGAGAGGTCTGGAGGCGGCGACCCCCGAGGTCCGTCAGCGCGCGGCTCTGGCGGACGACCGTTCGCGGGTGCCGGCTTCGACGCTCGCCGAGGCTGTCCTCGCCGAGCCCGACCCGAACGTCGCCGGGGCGCTGCAGTGGGCGCTCGCACGCTCGCCCGGTGACGCGGTGCCGGTGCTCGCGAACGCCCTCGCCGCAAGCGACGCGGAGGTGCGTCGCCGAGCCGTCCACGCACTGGCGAAGCTCGAGGGCGGCGAGGCGGAAGCGGCTCTCGCTCGCGCGCTCGAGCATCCAGACGAGATCGTGCGGGCACGGGCGGCGCTCGTCGTGGGCGCCCGCGGAGGCGAGAGCGCCGCAGGCGTCCTCGTGCGGATGATCGCGACCGGCATCGACGACGTGGACGCGGCCGACGTGCTCGGGAGGCTCGCGACAGCGCACGACATGGCGCACGGCGTCGCCGCCGAACTCCGCACGGAACTGGAGCGCCCTGGCGCCAGCGCCGATGCGCGCGTGCGCGTGACGCAGGCTCTCGCCGAGCTCCCGCCCGACGCCGTGAGCGGCATCCTCGCCGAGCTCACGACAGACGAGGACCCCCGCGTCGCCCTCATCGCCTCGTACCTCTCGCGGGACGACCGCGCGGATCGGTCAGGATTCGAGAAGCCGTCGCCGGGCACGCCCCGTAGCGTGGACCCCGATGGGCGCGAGAGCCCGGACCCAGGAAGGTGA
- a CDS encoding squalene cyclase — MPTDQALLTWMLDSDPALRWQVERDLAHEPRAVWQATRARVPDEGFGAALLAEQDADGQWAGGAFFPADFDFDGPEAAPGAGQPWTATTWSLKSLREWGVAPERLEGTVEKLRAHCTWEYDDLPFWDGEVDACINAWTLAAGAWLGADVTGIAQWFVDHQMDEGGWNCEWVEGSTRASFTSTLNSIEGILSYEQATGGTPELRAARTAGEEYLLRRRLLYRQTTGELFAPWAVRFAYPFRSFYSALHAVDYFRAASLHDGVPPDERIADAVEVIRAARRPDGAWEQERRHPGRVWFEIDVPAGEPSKWLTFHALRALEWWDAAHAGATDGAG, encoded by the coding sequence ATGCCGACCGACCAGGCGCTCCTGACGTGGATGCTCGATTCCGACCCCGCCCTGCGCTGGCAGGTCGAGCGGGATCTCGCGCACGAGCCGCGCGCGGTGTGGCAGGCGACGCGCGCCCGCGTGCCCGACGAGGGGTTCGGCGCGGCGCTCCTGGCGGAGCAGGACGCCGACGGGCAGTGGGCGGGCGGGGCGTTCTTCCCCGCGGACTTCGACTTCGACGGCCCCGAGGCGGCCCCCGGCGCCGGGCAGCCGTGGACGGCGACGACATGGTCGCTGAAGTCCCTGCGCGAATGGGGCGTCGCGCCCGAGCGGCTGGAAGGGACCGTCGAGAAGCTGCGGGCGCACTGCACGTGGGAGTACGACGACCTGCCGTTCTGGGACGGCGAGGTCGACGCGTGCATCAACGCGTGGACGCTCGCCGCCGGCGCCTGGCTCGGCGCCGACGTCACCGGCATCGCCCAGTGGTTCGTCGATCACCAGATGGACGAGGGCGGCTGGAACTGCGAGTGGGTCGAGGGCTCGACGCGCGCCTCGTTCACCTCGACGCTGAACTCGATCGAGGGGATCCTCTCCTACGAGCAGGCGACCGGGGGCACGCCCGAGCTGCGGGCGGCGCGCACAGCGGGCGAGGAGTACCTGCTGCGACGCCGGCTGCTGTACCGGCAGACGACGGGCGAGCTGTTCGCGCCGTGGGCGGTGCGCTTCGCGTATCCGTTCCGCTCGTTCTACAGCGCGCTGCACGCCGTCGACTACTTCCGCGCGGCATCGCTGCACGACGGCGTCCCGCCCGACGAGCGCATCGCCGACGCGGTCGAGGTGATCCGCGCCGCCCGTCGCCCCGACGGGGCGTGGGAGCAGGAGCGCCGGCATCCCGGTCGCGTGTGGTTCGAGATCGACGTCCCCGCCGGGGAGCCCTCGAAGTGGCTGACGTTCCATGCGCTGCGGGCGCTCGAGTGGTGGGATGCGGCGCACGCCGGAGCCACGGACGGCGCGGGCTGA